One Camelina sativa cultivar DH55 chromosome 3, Cs, whole genome shotgun sequence genomic window carries:
- the LOC104775780 gene encoding U-box domain-containing protein 35-like, with the protein MWLPKAEATNKETRSGSVAIAIDKDKSSQNAIKWTLENLASRGQTLALIHVLPKSQSSLDIEEGISHKQQMEKQTKDLFVSFHCYCSRKEIHCQDVVLEDADKVKAIVEYVTVSSIENLVLGAPSRNSFMRRFKTDLPASVSKAAPDFCNVYVISKGKISSVRNASRPAPYHPSALNESESHHDTIPLERKHKTANTQALHRGRRSVDSDGTRLGVPKPPQGHMKLVGDFSDSESEFSFISASQHESDISFISSSGRPSVDRSSFTYDLPESARSSRMSTSSDQSIGSHRLGIKFTDLSYLNGSSTVSEESGRNSCSYSSQSLDDVEAQMRRLRLELKQTMDMYSSACREALTARHEATELQKLRTEEERRFEELKMTEETAMSIVENERAKAKTALEAAEAAEAANRLAEVEAKRRLNAEMKVLKESGSFSRHSIVRYRKYTVQEIEEGTDNFAESRKVGEGGYGPVFRGHLDHTSVAVKVLRPDAAQGRSQFHKEVEVLSCIRHPNMVLLLGACPEFGILVYEYMAKGSLDDRLFRRGNTPPISWQLRFRIAAEIATGLLFLHQTKPEPIVHRDLKPGNVLLDHNYVSKISDVGLARLVPAVAENVTQYRVTSAAGTFCYIDPEYQQTGMLGVKSDVYSLGIMLLQLLTAKQPMGLAYYVEQAIEEGTLKDMLDPAVPDWPVEEALALAKLSLQCAELRRKDRPDLGKEIMPELNRLRELGEESLESVYYAGQGRSSHPSQVSYSSDGRSAPLISNTGSSMSNP; encoded by the exons atgtggcTACCGAAAGCAGAAGcaacaaataaagaaacaagaagtgGTTCTGTGGCGATTGCAATAGATAAAGACAAAAGTAGTCAAAATGCTATCAAATGGACTTTGGAGAATCTTGCTTCTCGTGGACAAACTCTTGCTCTTATTCATGTCCTTCCCAAATCTCAATCTTCTTTAG atattgaagaaggaatatCACATAAGCAGCAAATGGAGAAACAAACGAAAGATCTCTTTGTATCCTTCCACTGTTACTGCAGCCGCAAAGAg ATTCATTGTCAGGACGTTGTGCTTGAAGACGCAGACAAAGTCAAAGCGATTGTCGAATATGTTACGGTTTCTTCGATTGAGAATTTAGTTCTTGGTGCTCCATCACGGAACAGCTTTATGCG AAGATTCAAAACGGATTTACCAGCGAGTGTGTCAAAGGCTGCTCCAGATTTCTGCAATGTTTACGTTATCTCCAAAGGAAAGATCTCTTCGGTACGAAACGCCTCGCGTCCTGCTCCTTATCATCCATCAGCTCTTAACGAATCAGAGAGTCATCATGACACTATTCCCCTtgagagaaaacataaaacag CTAACACACAGGCCTTGCATAGAGGACGAAGATCAGTAGATTCAGATGGTACCAG ATTAGGGGTTCCGAAACCGCCACAAGGACATATGAAATTAGTGGGGGATTTCTCAGATTCAGAGTCCGAGTTCTCATTCATCAGTGCTTCTCAACATGAATCCGACATTTCCTTCATCAGCAGCTCGGGGAGGCCGAGTGTAGACCGATCATCATTTACCTACGATCTACCAGAATCAGCAAGATCCTCAAGAATGTCAACGAGCTCAGATCAGAGCATCGGGTCTCATAGATTAGGAATCAAGTTTACGGATCTGAGTTATCTCAATGGTTCTTCTACGGTTTCTGAAGAGAGTGGAAGAAATTCTTGTTCTTATTCATCTCAGAGCTTG GATGATGTTGAAGCTCAAATGAGGAGACTCCGTTTAGAGCTGAAACAAACTATGGATATGTATAGCTCAGCTTGCAGAGAAGCTTTAACCGCAAGGCACGAG GCGACAGAGCTGCAAAAGCTAAGGACAGAAGAGGAAAGACGATTCGAGGAACTAAAGATGACAGAGGAAACAGCAATGTCAATAGTGGAAAACGAGAGAGCAAAAGCCAAAACAGCCTTGGAAGCTGCTGAAGCTGCTGAAGCTGCAAACAGGCTTGCTGAAGTGGAAGCAAAGAGGAGGCTAAACGCAGAGATGAAGGTATTGAAAGAAAGCGGTTCTTTCTCTCGACATAGCATCGTTCGATACAGGAAATACACTGTTCAAGAAATCGAAGAAGGTACAGATAACTTTGCAGAGTCGAGAAAAGTTGGAGAAGGAGGGTATGGACCTGTGTTTAGAGGTCATCTTGATCACACAAGTGTTGCTGTTAAGGTTTTACGCCCTGACGCTGCTCAAGGAAGATCACAGTTTCACAAAGAG GTTGAAGTACTAAGCTGCATAAGACATCCAAACATGGTGCTTCTCTTAGGAGCTTGTCCAGAATTCGGTATTCTCGTCTATGAATATATGGCCAAAGGAAGCTTAGATGACCGCCTTTTCAGACGCGGAAACACGCCGCCGATTTCATGGCAATTGCGTTTCAGAATCGCTGCTGAGATCGCTACGggtctcctcttcctccaccaGACCAAACCAGAACCAATTGTCCACAGAGACTTGAAACCAGGAAACGTACTTCTCGACCACAATTACGTCAGCAAGATCAGCGACGTCGGGCTTGCAAGACTCGTCCCCGCTGTAGCTGAAAACGTGACCCAGTACCGAGTAACATCAGCTGCAGGAACGTTTTGTTACATCGACCCTGAGTATCAACAAACCGGAATGTTGGGTGTGAAGTCGGATGTTTACTCTCTCGGAATCATGCTTTTGCAGCTTTTGACGGCGAAGCAGCCAATGGGTTTGGCTTATTACGTGGAACAAGCGATTGAAGAAGGGACATTGAAAGATATGCTTGATCCTGCAGTACCAGATTGGCCAGTAGAGGAAGCTTTGGCTCTTGCGAAGTTATCGCTACAATGTGCAGAGTTACGAAGAAAAGATAGGCCTGATCTTGGTAAAGAAATAATGCCTGAGCTTAATAGACTTAGAGAGCTTGGTGAAGAGAGTCTTGAGTCTGTGTATTATGCTGGACAAGGAAGATCTTCACATCCTAGTCAAGTCTCATATTCATCG GATGGTAGGAGTGCTCCTTTGATATCAAATACAGGATCTTCTATGTCAAACCCATAG
- the LOC104778743 gene encoding uncharacterized protein LOC104778743, producing the protein MVSVFVCLFVCLMSSVYCINQERGEIFFFYRPKVNKEEAHSVDDVQRFYIVMRPESGENPTEEKQDPLSGKEGSDKYSGDGDATTSSSGAKNQGGEGGHGVEKVNIEKQLLLRFIVMVRKSLPDPSKKSQPFWGFVEMVTTNVEDVKAALKGEEYETKTRGHRHKPRARAVGEGIYPILRHKPSPTRKHHTHLVYKLEFPSNRAQEPQESMNIEPEGSFLIQIRNPEQGGGGGRSGFGGLQRKRRAQFPAHLQAHLGHTRFGAADPPDFLNYEGCEL; encoded by the exons ATggtctctgtttttgtttgtttgtttgtttgtttgatgagTTCAGTTTATTGTATTAATCAGGAAAGAGGAgaaatattcttcttttatagGCCAAAGGTtaacaaagaagaagctcaCAGTGTGGACGATGTTCAAAGGTTCTACATAGTGATGCGTCCTGAGTCCGGTGAGAATCCCACCGAGGAGAAACAAGACCCTCTTTCAGGTAAAGAAGGTTCCGATAAATATTCCGGTGACGGAGACGCGACTACTAGCTCTTCCGGCGCCAAGAACCAAGGTGGTGAAGGAGGACACGGCGTCGAG AAAGTGAACATCGAGAAGCAGCTTCTGCTACGATTCATTGTTATGGTTAGGAAAAGTCTACCTGATCCGAGCAAGAAGTCGCAACCTTTTTGGGGATTCGTGGAGATGGTGACCACAAATGTTGAAGATGTTAAAGCTGCTCTCAAAGGAG AGGAGTATGAGACGAAGACACGAGGACATAGGCACAAACCGCGGGCGAGAGCTGTCGGAGAAGGAATCTATCCAATTCTTCGACATAAGCCTAGTCCGACACGAAAACACCATACACATCTTGTCTACAAGCTCGAGTTCCCATCGAACAGAGCACAGGAGCCACAAGAGTCGATGAACATCGAACCCGAAGGATCTTTCTTGATCCAAATACGAAATCCAGAgcaaggaggaggaggaggaaggtcAGGGTTTGGTGGGctgcagagaaagagaagggcCCAGTTTCCGGCACATCTTCAAGCCCATCTAGGTCATACCCGGTTTGGGGCAGCGGACCCTCCCGATTTCCTGAATTACGAAGGATGCGAGTTG